The genomic segment aaatatgtatatatggtcccatgtatgttgtttaaaaattttttttttgttttaagcattaaataaatattagtgATTATGCTAACTTTCAGTATGTAACACTATATTTATAAATTCTTTTTTATACTTACCAATCCTTTTGTTATTTGCATAAGTCtgatgttttttaatctttacatttAAAGGCACTTTGAATGCACTATTGTAAAAAATAATAttagaaagaaaacaatacaTTATTTCAACCAAGTTTAATGATGCCTTTAATAAAAGTGATCTAAACATAGAGAGGGACTCATTACTGCatagaaatatatacatttttctggCTTTAAGTAAACactaaatttttaaaacaaaacttgCTTGCTTGAATGAAAACTTTGTATATAAAGCAGCTACATAGTTTCATGGATTCCCTGGTGGACGGGAACCACACTGCAGTGACAGAGTTCATTTTATTGGGTTTAAAAGAAGATCCTACCCTTCGGGTCATCCTCTTCATGGTCATCCTGTGCATCTATCTGGTGACCATATCTGGCAATCTCAGCACAATCATCCTGATCAGAATCTCTTCGCAGCTCCATCGTCCTGTGTATGGTCTCCTGAGCCACTTGGCTTTTTCTGACATAGGCTGTTCATCTTCTGTCACGCCCAATATGCTTGTAAACTTCCTGGTGGAGACATACAAAATCTCCTATCTTGGAGGTGCATCCAGCTTGGTTCAATTGTTTTCTTTGGGTCAGCTGAGTGCTGTCTTCTGGCTGCCATGGCCTATGATCACTTTGTAGCAATCTGCAACCCACCGCTTTATTTAACTAAAATGTCCACCTATTCTCTGTGGCTTATGTATGTGGTTTTCTCAATACTTGTTGTTGTACTATTTGCTTTGATTCTTTATACTTCTGTGGACCAAATTGGGTCAATCATTTTTTCTGCGATTTTGGTCCTTTAGTTGAACTTTCCTGTTCTGATGCCAGTATCCCTGCAGCAGTCGCCTCATTTTTCATTATTGTGGTCACATTGTTTGTCATAGCCACTTCCTATGTCTACATCCTCATCACCATCCTGAAGATGTGCTCCACTGAGGGCCACCACAAGGCCTCCTCCACCTGCACCTCCCACCTCACTGCAGTCACTCTGTTCTATGGGACCGTTACATTCATTTATGTGATGCCCAAGTCCAGCTACTCTACTGACCAGAACAAGGTGGTGTTTGTGTTCTACATGGTGCTGATCCCCATGTTGAACCCCCTCATCTACAGTCTCAGGAATAATGAGATTAAGGCTGCTTTCAAGAGACAGCTtggtagaaaaatattttcttaacgaACCTCTTTTGTAAGGTTTGATGCGATAAAATACCATTAAAGTAATATTAAAAGAAACTTGGTTCCTGGGGCCAAAATATATCTACATACAGTAGGACAGTATGAGGCTTCATAGTATACATGGGGGTGGATTTTCAGACAGTAATCGGAGACAATAGTGAGTTAACTttaatgaaattaaattaaatttataattaaGAAACAAATTGGATCACATGAAAAAATCTTAATCTGCTGAAaatcttttttaatatttattcatacatgatttttcaaaagcacttGTGTCGTAAGTGAAGGTTATTGTACTTCCAAACCTTTAAGGCTGTGTTCATTTTCAAAATCAGGTTATGCTGAGATGAGCCTGATAACCATAGTTTTGCCTTGACTGAGCACCATCTGAGGGGAAATAACAAAGTGGAACCATACAGTAAAACTGCTAAAGACATTGTACTTATCGAAAGGTTATCTGCTGGGGATGGTCTTTGCGGACTCATATAATTCCAGCTGTTTTTCtgagttctagtcttggatttAAGGGGTCCCCAGAGTCtaagaggagccctagtggtgcagtggttaagagctcagctgctaaccaaaaggtcagcagactgaatccaccagttgctccttggaaatcctatggggcagttctactttgttctataggttCATTATTaattgggtcattatgagtcagaattgactccaaggtatgggtttgaagccctggttgcacagtggttaagagctcggctggtaaTCCAAAGtttgggcagttcgaatccacaagccactgcttggaatacctgtggggcagttctactctgtcctattgggtcactataagttggaactgacttgacagcaatgggtggtgGTAGAGTCTAAGCATAAGAGAGCAGCCTGACTAACCTGTGAGTTGTTCAGTCAGATCAGAAGATTTGATTTACTCTGAGGGAATGAGCAGGTTCCCAAACTCATCAGGGACTGAGCAGAGCAAAAGCAGAAAAGGATTTCTAGGAGAATCCGGCAAGCTGGATAAAACTGAATCTCTGAGGAAGAAACTAATGGAGGAATTTATGATGAGGCTCACATCCTGTTCTTAAAATTCCAGGGGAATGAACTCTTTCCCAGCTAAAATAATGACTGCCTCTCTAAACCCCTATAACTGctacatttatttttgtttcctgtccctactaggagttggaacagactcggaCTGGGTGGGTCCCTACTCAAGAATTCAGATGCAAATTACATCTTTTTGCAAACAGAAACAAGGGAATGTCTTattcagggttctctagagaaacagaaccagaagaggaagaaaaacagaacagGACTTTGAACCTTCTGTTCCAGTAACTGCAGGTTTGGTAATTTTAAGCAACTCTCATGGTGAACAGAGCTAAAAAGAGAGGGATTTGACTAGCtgaattggctcacatgattatAGGAGCTAAACTCGTTTCCTTTGATCGACTGAGaatcatggtgatgccatgtgttatagactagaactgctctatatggttttcttagctgtaatttttatggaaggagactacc from the Loxodonta africana isolate mLoxAfr1 chromosome 7, mLoxAfr1.hap2, whole genome shotgun sequence genome contains:
- the LOC135232141 gene encoding olfactory receptor 5P6-like → MDSLVDGNHTAVTEFILLGLKEDPTLRVILFMVILCIYLVTISGNLSTIILIRISSQLHRPVYGLLSHLAFSDIGCSSSVTPNMLVNFLVETYKISYLGVELSCSDASIPAAVASFFIIVVTLFVIATSYVYILITILKMCSTEGHHKASSTCTSHLTAVTLFYGTVTFIYVMPKSSYSTDQNKVVFVFYMVLIPMLNPLIYSLRNNEIKAAFKRQLGRKIFS